Proteins from a single region of Bacteroidia bacterium:
- a CDS encoding RNA methyltransferase — protein MRKLRMDELDRLGLEEFRKEEKLPVVVVLDDVRSMHNVGSVFRTADAFRVAKIFLCGITGKPPHREIQKTALGATESVAWEYFEDVTHCLEKLRKQGYSLTGVEQTDQSLMLHEWKPTKHQPCALIFGNEVSGLSDDVLPLLDIALEIPQGGTKHSLNVAVSAGVVIWELFSQWK, from the coding sequence ATGAGAAAACTCAGAATGGATGAATTGGACCGCCTGGGCCTGGAGGAGTTCAGGAAGGAGGAGAAGCTTCCGGTGGTAGTGGTGCTGGATGACGTACGCAGTATGCATAATGTAGGTTCAGTTTTCCGGACTGCGGATGCATTTCGCGTAGCCAAAATATTTCTGTGCGGGATTACCGGAAAGCCACCTCATCGTGAAATTCAGAAGACAGCGCTGGGCGCCACCGAAAGTGTGGCTTGGGAATATTTTGAGGATGTAACTCATTGCCTGGAAAAACTCAGGAAGCAGGGATATTCTTTAACCGGGGTGGAACAAACCGATCAGAGCCTGATGCTACATGAATGGAAGCCAACAAAGCATCAGCCCTGTGCGCTCATCTTTGGCAATGAAGTCAGCGGTCTCAGTGATGATGTGCTTCCGCTTCTGGATATTGCGCTCGAAATTCCGCAGGGTGGAACCAAGCATTCGCTGAATGTGGCCGTGAGCGCGGGGGTGGTCATCTGGGAATTATTCAGCCAGTGGAAATAA